Proteins encoded by one window of Clostridium cagae:
- a CDS encoding YwbE family protein, translating to MNGTNRCDIKIGSKVLVVKKEDQRTGKLTEGIVKRILTNSSNHHRGIKVMLEDNIVGRVQKIL from the coding sequence ATGAATGGAACAAATAGATGTGATATAAAAATAGGTTCTAAAGTATTGGTCGTTAAGAAAGAGGATCAACGTACAGGGAAGTTAACTGAGGGCATAGTTAAGAGAATTCTTACTAATTCTTCTAATCATCATCGAGGAATTAAGGTTATGCTTGAAGATAACATAGTCGGAAGAGTTCAAAAAATTCTTTAA
- a CDS encoding alpha/beta hydrolase gives MEDNIILIICIAVLIIIILLIFSGNYFYNFSLNPKISKDKVFDSNKNSGSEVVKKDETSGEDGEEDRDWLLNTLKYNDVYIKSFDNLNLHGYQILNTDNSQKWAIIVHGYTGEGLRMGSRARAFYEMGYNVVIPDLRGHGKSEGNYIGMGWHDRKDIIEWINYIVIEDKESEILLYGISMGASTVMMASGEDLPTNVKAIIEDCGYTSAWDEFSYQLKNMFKLPKFPILYAASIITKIKSGYFLKEASAIKQVSKSKTPILFIHGEEDKFVPYFMLDKVYNAAKCEKQILIVKEAGHCKAHKINPDLYWNTIKNFIEKYI, from the coding sequence ATGGAAGATAATATAATACTAATAATATGTATCGCAGTATTAATAATTATAATTTTACTTATATTTTCAGGAAACTATTTTTATAATTTTTCACTTAATCCTAAGATATCAAAAGATAAGGTATTTGATAGCAATAAAAACTCTGGAAGTGAAGTAGTAAAGAAAGATGAGACTAGCGGAGAGGATGGAGAAGAAGACAGAGATTGGCTTTTAAATACATTAAAGTATAATGACGTATATATAAAGTCATTTGATAATTTAAATCTTCATGGGTATCAAATATTAAATACTGATAATTCACAAAAATGGGCTATAATTGTTCATGGATATACTGGTGAAGGATTAAGAATGGGAAGTAGGGCAAGGGCATTTTATGAAATGGGATATAATGTTGTAATACCAGATTTGAGAGGTCATGGTAAAAGTGAGGGTAATTATATTGGTATGGGATGGCACGATAGAAAAGATATTATTGAATGGATTAATTATATAGTAATTGAAGATAAAGAATCTGAAATTTTATTATATGGTATTTCTATGGGGGCAAGTACTGTTATGATGGCATCAGGTGAAGACCTTCCTACCAATGTTAAGGCTATCATAGAAGATTGTGGTTATACATCAGCTTGGGATGAATTTTCATATCAATTAAAGAATATGTTTAAATTACCTAAATTTCCAATACTGTATGCAGCAAGCATTATTACTAAAATTAAATCAGGATATTTTTTAAAAGAAGCTTCAGCTATAAAGCAAGTAAGTAAATCCAAGACTCCTATATTATTTATTCATGGAGAGGAAGATAAATTTGTACCATATTTTATGTTAGATAAAGTATATAATGCAGCTAAATGTGAAAAACAAATATTAATAGTAAAAGAAGCGGGACATTGTAAGGCTCATAAAATTAATCCGGATTTATATTGGAATACTATAAAGAATTTCATTGAAAAATATATTTAA
- a CDS encoding radical SAM protein, whose protein sequence is MNYDKIIYRPPIETNTLLLQVTSGCSHNSCAYCNMYKNIRFQKEDLDQIEKDLKEASKLHKDDLRIYLLNGDPFILTTEELKSIAILIKKHLPKCKTIAMYASIKSIKLKTIDELKDLHDLGIDDLYIGLESGNDEVLLNINKGNTSKEALDELTKLDKAGIGYYCMVMTGVAGTGKGIRNATDTAKLLNKVNSKGIFPLSLILMPGTKLNSDCLLGKFKEATELERLVELRTLIKNLNVNENTLFSSKHESNFTKMSGKLPRDKEEFIKRLDIILENYDEMRLKLEFNRNLRSL, encoded by the coding sequence ATGAATTACGATAAAATTATTTATAGACCACCAATTGAAACAAATACTTTATTATTACAAGTAACATCAGGATGCTCACATAATAGTTGTGCATATTGTAATATGTATAAAAATATAAGGTTTCAAAAAGAAGACTTGGATCAAATAGAAAAGGATTTAAAAGAAGCAAGTAAATTACATAAAGATGATTTAAGAATCTATTTATTAAATGGAGATCCATTTATTCTAACTACAGAAGAACTAAAAAGTATAGCTATTTTAATAAAGAAACATTTACCTAAATGTAAAACAATAGCTATGTATGCTTCAATAAAAAGCATTAAATTAAAAACTATAGATGAATTAAAAGACTTACATGATTTGGGAATTGATGATTTATATATTGGATTAGAAAGTGGAAATGATGAAGTTCTTTTAAATATTAATAAAGGAAATACTTCAAAAGAAGCGTTAGATGAATTAACAAAATTAGATAAAGCAGGAATAGGATATTATTGTATGGTTATGACTGGTGTTGCTGGAACAGGTAAAGGAATAAGAAACGCTACTGATACAGCAAAATTATTAAATAAAGTAAATAGTAAGGGGATTTTCCCATTATCTTTAATATTAATGCCAGGAACAAAGTTAAATTCAGATTGCTTACTTGGAAAATTCAAAGAAGCAACAGAATTAGAAAGGTTAGTAGAATTAAGAACTTTAATAAAAAACTTAAATGTTAATGAAAATACATTATTTAGTTCAAAACATGAATCAAACTTTACAAAAATGTCAGGTAAATTACCAAGAGATAAAGAGGAATTTATTAAAAGATTAGATATAATACTTGAAAATTACGATGAAATGAGACTAAAGCTTGAATTTAACAGAAATTTAAGAAGTTTATAA
- a CDS encoding DNA topoisomerase III, with protein MSKILVLAEKPSVGRDLAKVLKCNQNKGSYIEGNNYVVTWALGHLVTLLDPEGYGDKYKKWSMETLPMLPKNMKLCVIKKTSKQFYEVKKQMLRNDITEIVIATDSGREGELVARWIIDKAGVKKPIKRLWISSQTDKAILDGFRNLKPGSAYENLYRAAQGRAEADWIVGLNVTRALTCKHNAQLSAGRVQSPTLAMIVQREEDIKNFKPKDYYTIIAKNNNLAMEWSSNDNNNRIYDNELAKKLIAGLKGKEGEVSEISESNKKQYSPALYDLTELQRDANRIFGYSAKQTLSIMQRLYENYKILTYPRTDSRYITRDIVPTLKERLKAISVGNYSSSANQILKGTIHSSKSFVDDSKVSDHHAIIPTEQKVSLGMLSKEEKNIYDLVIKRFLSVLLPPFEYIQTSIKVKIGNESFKAKGKVIKSKGWKMVYDKNDELEETSEDGVLKEQVLPNLSKGDKLKINSIEIKNHQTKPPARFNEGTLLSAMENPQKYIQLDKESAKTLGQTGGLGTVATRADIIEKLFNSFVIEKKGKDLYPTSKGKQLIDLVPKDLKSPLLTAKWEKTLDDISKGKEDVHNFISNMRNYATALVQDVKFSNDKYIHDNMTGKKCPVCGKYMLEVKGKNGVMNVCQDRECGHREGVSKVTNARCPECKKKLELRGHGEGQIYVCPNTNCNFREKASQFKKRFDKKGKVDKREVNNYMKKMKQEAEEFNDNPFAALLKDFK; from the coding sequence ATGAGTAAAATTCTTGTGTTAGCTGAAAAGCCATCAGTAGGAAGAGATTTAGCTAAAGTATTAAAATGTAATCAAAATAAAGGTTCTTATATAGAAGGAAATAATTATGTAGTAACTTGGGCATTGGGTCATTTAGTTACACTACTAGATCCAGAAGGATATGGAGATAAGTATAAAAAATGGAGTATGGAAACCCTTCCAATGCTTCCTAAAAATATGAAATTATGTGTTATAAAGAAAACTTCTAAGCAATTTTATGAAGTAAAAAAACAAATGCTTAGAAATGATATAACTGAGATAGTAATTGCAACAGATTCAGGAAGAGAAGGAGAATTAGTTGCTAGATGGATTATAGACAAGGCTGGAGTTAAAAAGCCAATAAAACGACTATGGATTTCATCTCAAACTGATAAAGCAATTTTAGATGGTTTTAGAAATTTAAAACCAGGTTCTGCTTATGAAAATTTATATAGAGCAGCCCAAGGAAGAGCAGAAGCAGATTGGATTGTAGGACTTAATGTTACTAGAGCTTTAACTTGCAAACATAATGCCCAATTATCAGCTGGAAGAGTTCAATCACCAACACTTGCTATGATAGTTCAAAGGGAAGAGGACATCAAAAATTTTAAGCCTAAGGACTATTACACTATAATAGCTAAAAATAATAACTTAGCTATGGAGTGGTCATCTAATGATAATAATAATAGAATATATGACAATGAGCTAGCAAAGAAGTTAATAGCAGGATTAAAGGGTAAGGAAGGCGAAGTTTCAGAAATAAGCGAAAGCAATAAAAAACAATATTCACCTGCTTTATATGATTTAACTGAACTTCAAAGAGATGCGAATAGAATATTTGGATATTCAGCTAAACAAACTTTATCCATAATGCAAAGACTTTATGAAAACTATAAGATATTAACTTATCCAAGAACAGATTCAAGATATATAACAAGAGATATAGTTCCAACACTTAAAGAAAGATTAAAAGCTATATCTGTTGGAAATTATTCATCATCTGCTAATCAAATATTAAAGGGAACTATACATTCTAGTAAGAGCTTTGTTGATGATTCAAAGGTAAGTGATCACCATGCTATAATACCAACAGAACAAAAGGTATCACTTGGAATGCTTAGTAAGGAAGAAAAAAATATTTATGATTTAGTTATAAAGAGATTTTTAAGTGTGTTATTACCACCTTTTGAATATATCCAGACTTCAATTAAAGTTAAGATTGGAAATGAAAGTTTTAAAGCTAAAGGTAAAGTCATAAAATCTAAAGGTTGGAAGATGGTTTATGACAAAAATGATGAACTTGAAGAAACAAGTGAAGACGGTGTATTAAAAGAACAAGTACTTCCTAATTTATCAAAGGGTGATAAGTTAAAGATAAATTCTATAGAAATAAAAAATCATCAAACTAAGCCACCAGCAAGATTTAATGAAGGTACACTTTTATCAGCTATGGAAAATCCTCAAAAATACATTCAGCTAGATAAGGAGTCAGCAAAGACTTTAGGTCAAACTGGAGGATTAGGTACTGTTGCTACAAGAGCAGACATTATAGAAAAATTATTTAACTCTTTTGTTATAGAAAAGAAAGGTAAAGATTTATATCCAACATCAAAAGGAAAGCAACTTATTGATTTAGTACCAAAAGATTTAAAATCACCTCTTCTTACAGCTAAGTGGGAAAAGACACTAGATGATATAAGTAAGGGAAAAGAAGATGTTCATAATTTTATTTCTAACATGAGAAATTATGCAACAGCTTTAGTTCAAGATGTTAAATTTAGTAATGATAAGTATATTCATGATAATATGACTGGTAAGAAATGTCCTGTATGCGGAAAGTATATGCTAGAAGTTAAGGGTAAAAATGGAGTAATGAATGTATGCCAAGACAGAGAATGTGGTCATAGAGAAGGTGTATCTAAAGTAACAAATGCTAGATGCCCTGAATGTAAGAAAAAATTAGAACTTAGAGGCCATGGTGAAGGTCAAATATACGTTTGCCCAAATACAAACTGTAACTTCAGAGAAAAAGCATCACAATTCAAAAAGAGATTTGATAAAAAAGGTAAGGTAGATAAAAGAGAAGTTAACAATTATATGAAAAAAATGAAGCAGGAGGCAGAAGAATTTAATGATAATCCTTTTGCTGCACTTTTAAAAGATTTTAAATAA
- a CDS encoding metal-dependent hydrolase has protein sequence MNYKTHINGGILASFYITSQMNNIELLPVTIFVGGSILGSLLPDIDHKSSYIGKKAKPVSRVINKLAGHRKLFHSPLLYLILYLVVTYPVKDTLQLIFINGLFLGIASHLILDSCTIGGLPWFYPLSKKKISLGKIKTNSQLEFTFCGIIIFINIVILLDLLRITSIFTFTQH, from the coding sequence ATGAATTATAAAACTCATATAAATGGAGGTATTCTAGCGAGTTTTTATATAACTTCACAAATGAACAATATTGAATTATTACCAGTAACTATATTTGTTGGCGGTTCTATATTAGGAAGCCTTTTACCAGATATTGATCATAAGAGTAGTTATATTGGAAAAAAAGCAAAGCCGGTATCTAGAGTTATAAATAAATTAGCAGGTCATAGAAAGCTTTTTCATTCACCATTATTATACTTAATATTATATTTAGTAGTGACATATCCAGTTAAAGATACACTTCAACTGATTTTTATTAATGGATTATTTTTGGGAATAGCTTCTCACTTGATTTTAGATAGTTGTACAATTGGGGGATTACCTTGGTTTTATCCCTTAAGCAAAAAGAAAATATCCTTAGGTAAAATAAAAACTAATAGTCAATTGGAATTTACTTTTTGTGGAATAATAATATTTATTAATATAGTAATATTATTAGATTTATTAAGAATAACATCAATCTTTACATTTACACAACATTAA